One window of Medicago truncatula cultivar Jemalong A17 chromosome 2, MtrunA17r5.0-ANR, whole genome shotgun sequence genomic DNA carries:
- the LOC11411406 gene encoding protein FAF-like, chloroplastic, producing MVMQNSHSKITSELDIWSSILNQKNKDEASQSKTPPYIHPLVKNSNNYLSAKSLEICTESLGSETGSDGFSSYTSYEDNNSNEDENLKEKADMVKKPRCYPPPLPSLFSHSQPLQMMPRRDNGRLSLFLQVVSIPSPNKFFAKRQNGRLILTFATNDEEEIDEDFEEDKSVIEKTQILSSEITNVHSLELTSVNKTIGLVNKRPKRSKFNQVSNFDDGNIVQHGSILPMINGYEYYWRNKATGNVFSRNMNIYQGSNEASQDLPHLFVLSGKNKDKLVHDLRFCKDYRATRSFLLRDPCYIAT from the coding sequence ATGGTGATGCAAAACTCACACTCAAAAATCACAAGTGAATTGGATATATGGAGTTCAATCTTGAACCAAAAGAACAAAGATGAAGCTTCACAATCAAAAACTCCTCCTTATATTCATCCACTTGTGAAAAATTCAAACAATTATCTAAGTGCTAAGAGTCTTGAAATTTGCACCGAGAGCCTTGGATCAGAAACTGGCTCAGATGGTTTCTCTTCTTACACATCATATGAGGATAACAATTCAAACGAAGATGAAAACTTGAAAGAAAAGGCGGACATGGTGAAGAAACCACGTTGTTATCCTCCTCCACTTCCTTCACTCTTTAGTCATAGCCAACCACTTCAAATGATGCCCCGCCGTGACAATGGAAGGTTGTCTTTGTTCCTACAAGTTGTGTCAATTCCTTCACCTAATAAATTCTTCGCTAAGCGACAAAATGGTCGCCTTATCCTCACGTTTGCTActaatgatgaagaagaaattgatgAGGACTTTGAGGAAGATAAGAGTGTGATAGAGAAAACGCAAATTTTGTCTAGTGAAATTACAAATGTTCATAGTTTGGAATTAACGTCGGTGAATAAGACAATTGGGTTAGTTAACAAGAGACCAAAACGTTCAAAGTTCAACCAAGTGTCCAATTTTGATGATGGTAATATTGTGCAACATGGTTCAATATTGCCTATGATCAATGGTTATGAATATTACTGGCGAAACAAGGCTACTGGAAATGTTTTCTCTAGGAACATGAACATATATCAAGGTTCAAATGAAGCATCACAAGATTTACCACACTTGTTTGTTTTGAGTGGGAAAAATAAGGATAAGTTGGTTCACGATTTGAGGTTTTGCAAAGATTATAGAGCTACAAGGTCTTTTTTGTTAAGGGACCCTTGTTACATTGCTACCTGa